In a single window of the Bacteroidota bacterium genome:
- a CDS encoding T9SS type A sorting domain-containing protein has product MKSHLFAILIAILISTTTHNAFAQWIPVYQDNYTEFRDAAFPTDNIGYVAATDTSGACVLRTIDGGITWDKRHINGWGFIDKVAMTDSLSGYLIKGGAPVQLLRTTDGFATYTMHNLDSSFIVQSLELINDSTGFYLNNAARLRKFKNYGASYFHVFDTLFDGQNLQFVNPTTGFLDNGTKLLKTSDGGSNWNFVNSNLGFYCVVFKFADSLNGYFHDGSMIYKTSDGGITFPQQYNFPDPTTFAMNGNFCMVANAYGDVAYTTDNAQSWQTETTGINWITTESYILKNSPGGSLYLFSQFCGEIRKRQPVIAGVKDLTEGKSISIYPNPATGKITITSSGFDLRGATVRIIDITGKLVFSFMADNFSTVRLDLPDLISDGFYLLEVENPNQRMNKRLLIYRN; this is encoded by the coding sequence ATGAAATCTCACCTCTTCGCAATACTAATTGCAATATTAATTTCAACTACAACGCATAACGCATTTGCACAATGGATCCCCGTTTATCAAGACAACTATACAGAATTCCGGGACGCAGCATTTCCTACAGACAACATTGGATATGTAGCAGCAACAGATACAAGCGGTGCTTGCGTGTTGCGTACTATCGATGGCGGCATCACATGGGATAAAAGACATATCAACGGATGGGGTTTCATCGATAAGGTCGCAATGACTGACAGTTTGAGCGGTTACCTGATCAAAGGCGGCGCACCTGTACAATTGTTGAGGACCACTGACGGTTTTGCAACATATACAATGCACAATCTTGATTCATCATTTATAGTTCAATCGTTGGAACTGATTAACGATTCCACCGGTTTTTATCTCAACAATGCTGCGCGCTTAAGAAAATTCAAAAATTACGGAGCATCATATTTTCATGTCTTCGATACATTGTTTGACGGACAGAATCTGCAATTTGTAAATCCGACGACAGGTTTTTTAGATAACGGAACAAAGTTATTGAAAACAAGTGACGGCGGTTCCAACTGGAATTTTGTAAATAGCAATCTCGGATTCTATTGTGTCGTGTTTAAGTTTGCAGATTCACTGAACGGCTATTTTCATGATGGCAGTATGATCTACAAAACGAGTGATGGTGGAATTACATTCCCGCAGCAATACAATTTTCCCGATCCAACTACATTTGCCATGAATGGAAATTTCTGTATGGTTGCAAATGCTTACGGCGATGTTGCCTACACAACAGACAATGCTCAGAGCTGGCAAACAGAAACCACAGGTATCAACTGGATCACCACAGAATCTTATATTCTGAAAAACTCACCAGGTGGTTCATTGTATTTGTTCAGTCAGTTCTGCGGTGAGATCAGGAAGAGGCAGCCGGTGATTGCAGGAGTAAAGGATCTTACTGAAGGCAAAAGTATTTCTATTTATCCAAATCCTGCTACCGGCAAGATCACAATTACTTCAAGTGGATTTGATCTTCGTGGAGCAACCGTTCGAATAATTGATATTACCGGAAAATTAGTATTCTCTTTTATGGCAGATAATTTCTCTACTGTTAGGCTTGATTTACCGGACTTGATTTCAGATGGTTTTTATTTGCTTGAGGTAGAAAATCCGAACCAGCGGATGAATAAGCGGCTGTTGATTTATCGAAATTAA
- a CDS encoding T9SS type A sorting domain-containing protein produces the protein MVLNLQSGIENRLIEIVDVNGKIVYKLVLKNSLSDAVKINTSDFSDGIYFLLIKNQSGGVMQSKKVIKN, from the coding sequence TTGGTTCTTAATTTGCAAAGTGGAATAGAAAACAGATTGATTGAAATTGTTGATGTAAACGGAAAAATTGTTTATAAACTTGTACTGAAAAATTCCTTGAGTGATGCAGTGAAAATAAATACAAGTGATTTTTCTGACGGGATTTATTTTCTGCTGATTAAAAATCAATCCGGAGGAGTGATGCAATCGAAAAAAGTAATTAAAAATTGA
- a CDS encoding sigma-54-dependent Fis family transcriptional regulator: protein MNKGKILIIDDEEKLRNLFGRIIKSEGFDVAEAGDCRSAMKLLEQFEIDVVICDVKLPDGNGVELINRIKSSQPLIEIILLTAYGNIPDGVQAIKNGAFDYITKGDDNEKIIPLIYRAIEKVELAKRVNQLEKQLGVKYSFDKILGKSRSIFQAIELAQKVAQTDTTVLLTGDTGTGKELFAQAIHQGSKRHKQNFVAINCSAFSKDLLESEMFGHKAGAFTGAVKDQKGLFEEANNGTIFLDEIGEMALDLQAKLLRVIESGEFLKVGESKTTKVDVRIIAATNRNLQKEIDAGHFRQDLFYRISVFQIQLPALRERVADIELLANHFLQLFSAKTNKRIVKISKEFLEALKQHTWNGNIRELKNVIERSVILSETNELLVESLPTEFHTTTSINNGKQLSAFDLASAEKIHIQKVLNYTNGNKTETAKLLNIALTTLYRKLEDYKIS, encoded by the coding sequence ATGAATAAAGGCAAAATTCTAATCATTGACGACGAAGAAAAACTTCGGAATCTCTTTGGCAGGATCATAAAATCCGAAGGTTTCGATGTGGCTGAAGCGGGAGATTGTAGATCTGCTATGAAGCTTCTGGAGCAGTTTGAAATAGATGTTGTGATCTGTGATGTCAAATTGCCTGATGGTAATGGTGTGGAATTGATAAACAGAATAAAGTCGTCGCAACCACTGATTGAAATAATTTTACTCACTGCTTACGGAAATATACCAGATGGAGTGCAGGCAATAAAGAATGGAGCATTTGATTATATCACAAAAGGTGACGATAACGAAAAAATTATTCCACTGATATATCGCGCTATTGAAAAAGTTGAATTGGCTAAACGGGTAAATCAACTTGAAAAACAGTTAGGAGTTAAATACTCTTTTGATAAAATTCTTGGTAAATCAAGATCAATTTTTCAAGCAATAGAGTTAGCGCAGAAAGTTGCTCAAACAGATACTACTGTATTACTGACCGGCGATACTGGAACAGGAAAAGAGCTCTTTGCACAAGCAATTCACCAAGGGAGTAAGAGACACAAACAAAATTTTGTAGCGATAAACTGTTCAGCGTTCAGTAAGGATCTTTTGGAAAGTGAAATGTTCGGACATAAAGCGGGAGCATTTACAGGTGCAGTTAAAGATCAGAAAGGTCTTTTTGAAGAAGCTAATAATGGAACAATTTTCCTGGATGAAATCGGAGAGATGGCTTTAGACCTGCAGGCAAAGTTGCTAAGGGTTATAGAGTCCGGCGAATTTCTAAAAGTAGGTGAAAGTAAAACAACTAAAGTTGATGTTCGGATTATAGCAGCAACAAACAGAAATTTACAAAAAGAAATAGATGCCGGCCATTTCAGACAGGATTTGTTTTACCGAATTTCAGTTTTTCAAATACAACTGCCGGCGCTTCGGGAAAGGGTTGCAGACATTGAACTTTTAGCAAATCATTTTCTGCAATTATTTTCTGCAAAAACGAATAAGCGAATAGTAAAAATATCTAAAGAATTTTTGGAGGCTTTGAAACAGCACACCTGGAATGGAAATATCAGAGAACTAAAAAACGTAATTGAGCGCAGTGTAATTTTGTCTGAGACAAACGAACTTTTGGTAGAATCTCTTCCAACGGAATTTCACACAACTACATCTATTAATAATGGGAAACAGCTTTCTGCATTTGATCTGGCAAGTGCCGAGAAAATTCATATTCAAAAGGTCTTGAATTATACCAATGGAAACAAAACAGAAACGGCCAAACTTTTAAATATTGCTTTAACTACACTTTACCGCAAATTAGAAGATTACAAGATCAGCTAA
- a CDS encoding T9SS type A sorting domain-containing protein has protein sequence MKRILYIILICISVSPAFSQVSIIVPAKVDGPSMKSVNGKVIYGQEGALQWEYELWATDGTPAGTALVKDINPNFASDLFSSMTQAGADGLKYENHVYKDKLYFYADDGIHGMELWVSDATNAGTNMLYEFNPGLIGWDFTDYKVPDFCEMNNLLYMNAGNLTNGNELWVTDGTTGGTQEVIDLNPGTVSSNPSFLTEYHGKLYFTATDGTHGWELYCTDGTSAGTQLVSDIIPGVRGIFDDGTGTSSIHPHFTVAGGLLYFQGDDAGGIGAAQRHWWRTDGTAAGTFRIETTLFPYDAEDAAVDLNGVFYFESYDAGFGGELWKSDGSVAGTTQVTMNNGLLVRTAMVTLGNYIYFNGADNDSTGLAQTDGTTAGSAWSFGVQDVVPFQVKYPAIYNDNLFFAMSWYPDGGMDQTTRLVQTNGTRNNTVIYPIAQPRTKIIPLGNDFVFYGSDTIVRINQLFDTFLFRLTPTVLPGGAGVGVTETKSNKYISCYPNPASDKITIRSNEFDLRGAMVSIVDVTGKLVYSTKLGADNFSSVVLNIPTSLSNGFYIVEIRSSNQLVSDRLVINRN, from the coding sequence ATGAAAAGAATTCTATATATAATTCTGATTTGCATTTCAGTTTCACCGGCTTTCAGTCAGGTATCGATCATAGTACCTGCTAAAGTTGATGGGCCCAGTATGAAATCAGTAAACGGAAAAGTTATCTATGGTCAGGAAGGTGCGCTTCAATGGGAATACGAACTATGGGCTACTGATGGTACACCGGCTGGAACGGCATTGGTAAAAGATATCAACCCGAATTTCGCGTCGGATCTCTTTAGTTCCATGACTCAAGCAGGAGCAGATGGGTTGAAATACGAAAACCACGTTTATAAAGACAAACTATATTTTTATGCTGATGATGGAATTCATGGAATGGAATTATGGGTGAGTGATGCGACAAATGCAGGAACAAATATGCTTTATGAATTCAATCCGGGACTGATAGGTTGGGATTTTACTGATTATAAAGTTCCCGATTTTTGTGAAATGAATAACTTGCTTTATATGAATGCAGGTAATCTGACAAATGGAAATGAACTATGGGTAACAGATGGAACGACAGGCGGAACACAAGAAGTAATTGATCTCAATCCGGGAACAGTTTCATCAAATCCATCTTTCCTCACTGAATATCATGGCAAATTATATTTCACTGCAACAGATGGCACACATGGCTGGGAACTTTATTGTACAGATGGAACTTCAGCAGGAACACAATTAGTAAGTGATATAATTCCGGGAGTACGTGGAATTTTTGATGACGGTACAGGTACTTCATCGATTCATCCGCATTTTACAGTGGCAGGTGGATTACTCTATTTCCAGGGTGATGATGCCGGTGGAATTGGTGCAGCACAAAGACATTGGTGGCGTACTGATGGAACCGCTGCAGGAACTTTCAGAATAGAAACAACATTGTTTCCATATGATGCTGAGGATGCAGCAGTCGATTTGAATGGAGTATTTTATTTCGAATCTTATGATGCCGGATTTGGTGGAGAGCTATGGAAAAGTGATGGATCAGTTGCAGGCACAACTCAGGTTACGATGAACAATGGTTTATTGGTCAGAACTGCAATGGTGACTTTAGGAAATTATATTTACTTCAATGGAGCCGATAATGATTCAACAGGATTAGCACAGACAGACGGAACGACTGCAGGCTCAGCATGGTCATTCGGCGTGCAAGATGTAGTACCATTCCAAGTAAAATATCCGGCAATCTATAATGATAATTTATTTTTTGCAATGAGCTGGTATCCTGATGGCGGTATGGATCAGACAACAAGATTAGTTCAGACAAATGGTACACGCAACAATACAGTGATCTATCCGATAGCGCAACCACGAACTAAAATAATTCCATTGGGAAATGATTTCGTATTCTATGGTTCAGATACAATAGTTCGTATTAATCAACTATTCGATACTTTTCTGTTTCGTTTGACTCCAACAGTTCTTCCAGGTGGGGCAGGAGTTGGGGTTACAGAAACCAAAAGCAACAAATACATTTCATGTTATCCGAATCCGGCATCAGATAAGATCACTATCAGATCGAATGAATTTGATCTTCGTGGTGCAATGGTGAGTATCGTAGATGTTACAGGAAAATTAGTTTATTCAACAAAGCTAGGTGCAGATAATTTTTCATCGGTAGTTCTTAATATCCCAACATCACTCTCCAACGGATTTTACATAGTAGAGATCCGCAGTTCCAATCAACTCGTAAGCGACCGACTTGTGATTAATCGAAATTAA
- a CDS encoding galactose oxidase: MKNLIRSIALILLLASFSKPALSQWTQRQNLPGTVRTFATGFSINNTIYVMGGYDGSLLYNDVWAYDPTLDTWTQKGDFPGGNRSACTAFTIGNKAYMGTGNDGNGYLKDFWEYEPVSDTWTQLADFPGFEREEAVSFCIGNKGYVGTGQTFVVTPNGSFTTTYDDLYEYAPALNIWTQKASLPGPTRAYAVASVIGNKGYIGLGGNDDQSASYTDFYEYDPNNDSWTAITSMGGSGRAEAGVFSDGNNLYVIGGINFPKFRWSAWMQSI; this comes from the coding sequence ATGAAAAATCTAATACGATCAATTGCATTAATTCTATTGCTGGCATCTTTCTCAAAACCGGCATTGTCCCAATGGACCCAACGTCAGAACCTCCCCGGAACTGTGCGTACTTTCGCCACAGGGTTTTCGATCAACAACACGATCTATGTTATGGGTGGATACGATGGTTCACTTTTATACAACGATGTATGGGCATATGATCCGACTTTGGATACATGGACACAGAAAGGAGATTTTCCAGGAGGAAACAGATCTGCATGCACTGCATTTACAATCGGCAATAAAGCTTACATGGGAACCGGAAATGATGGCAATGGTTACCTGAAAGATTTCTGGGAGTACGAACCGGTTTCAGATACATGGACACAGTTGGCAGACTTTCCAGGCTTTGAGAGGGAAGAAGCCGTCAGCTTTTGTATTGGTAACAAAGGATATGTTGGCACCGGACAAACTTTTGTTGTTACACCTAATGGTTCCTTCACAACTACATACGATGATCTTTACGAGTATGCTCCGGCTTTAAATATCTGGACACAAAAAGCAAGTCTGCCCGGTCCGACTCGAGCATATGCAGTAGCATCTGTTATTGGCAACAAAGGATACATCGGTTTAGGCGGTAATGATGATCAGTCTGCATCGTATACAGATTTTTATGAATACGATCCCAACAACGATAGCTGGACGGCAATTACATCAATGGGTGGAAGTGGTCGTGCAGAAGCGGGAGTTTTTTCGGATGGAAATAATTTGTACGTGATCGGCGGAATTAATTTTCCCAAGTTTCGTTGGAGTGCCTGGATGCAGAGTATATGA
- the kdpF gene encoding K(+)-transporting ATPase subunit F: MTALFIIAIAVFVYMCYVLLKPEKF, from the coding sequence ATGACAGCATTATTCATTATCGCAATTGCAGTTTTCGTCTATATGTGCTACGTACTGCTTAAACCTGAAAAATTTTAA
- a CDS encoding alpha/beta hydrolase: MKNCMLVVTCLLFSFSVIAQKVFDATSIGNSNEAGNYITLDGAKLYYEVYGEGEPLVLIHGNGGNISYMKPQIEFFSKKYKVIIPDCRGRGKSELGNDSLTYAQMAKDISGILDHLKIDSAYVVGRSDGGILTLLLAIDYPKKIKKGVAFAANLTPDTIGLYPFSYDEVKSDRRNADQMLAKKDTTKDWKIIQQRNRMMEFQPHISKNDLAQIKCPVLVMTTDRDVIPEEHSLFIYRNIKKGNLCILTGEKHSVTKDNPELFNSIVAKYLSDNFKGEELRH, encoded by the coding sequence ATGAAAAACTGTATGCTAGTCGTCACTTGTTTATTATTTTCATTTTCTGTCATTGCACAAAAAGTTTTTGATGCGACTTCAATTGGTAATAGCAATGAAGCCGGCAATTACATTACACTCGACGGAGCAAAACTTTATTACGAAGTTTACGGAGAAGGCGAGCCGCTGGTTTTGATTCATGGAAATGGCGGAAACATATCTTACATGAAACCGCAGATAGAATTCTTTTCCAAAAAGTATAAAGTTATTATTCCGGATTGCAGAGGGAGAGGGAAAAGTGAACTTGGAAATGATAGTCTTACCTATGCCCAAATGGCAAAAGATATTTCAGGAATACTGGATCATTTGAAAATTGATTCAGCGTATGTCGTTGGCAGAAGTGATGGCGGAATTCTGACTTTGTTACTTGCAATTGATTATCCGAAGAAAATTAAGAAAGGGGTAGCTTTTGCTGCGAATTTAACTCCGGATACAATCGGACTTTATCCATTCAGCTATGATGAAGTAAAAAGTGATAGAAGAAATGCTGACCAAATGCTTGCCAAAAAAGACACAACTAAAGACTGGAAGATAATTCAACAACGTAACCGGATGATGGAATTTCAACCGCACATTTCAAAAAATGACCTCGCACAAATAAAATGTCCGGTGTTAGTTATGACAACAGACAGAGATGTGATTCCGGAAGAACACTCATTATTTATATACAGAAATATTAAGAAAGGAAATCTTTGCATTCTTACAGGAGAAAAACATTCTGTGACAAAAGACAATCCGGAGCTTTTTAATTCAATCGTTGCAAAGTATCTGAGTGATAATTTCAAAGGAGAAGAATTACGGCATTGA
- a CDS encoding T9SS type A sorting domain-containing protein translates to MKKLLLILVALITIKANAQTLVDTNKVWNVVSCLNFGPCGTTVFSFGADTTIGTFQYKKLIVNRDSAGFAYSYPIAAREETITKRIYFYENGEYLAYDFSLNQGDTFTTSLNGCNLQMIVDSVDTISLLNGELRKRMFLSNFGQDTWIEGVGSLNGLTFVGTGSCFIDVYPELNCLKENDTLKYQSSNFTDCFYNTVGIQEIHNINNYRVTPNPFTESTILSFENPLHEINILKIFNMQGQIVREYSNVKGNEIKIDREKMNDGIYFFLIMNEKRIVANGSLIIN, encoded by the coding sequence ATGAAAAAACTATTACTCATCCTGGTTGCATTAATTACAATCAAAGCAAATGCTCAGACTTTAGTTGACACAAACAAAGTCTGGAATGTTGTTTCATGCTTAAATTTTGGTCCGTGTGGAACAACGGTTTTTAGTTTTGGTGCAGACACTACAATAGGGACCTTTCAATATAAAAAATTAATAGTGAATCGGGATTCAGCGGGTTTTGCGTATTCATATCCGATCGCTGCGAGGGAAGAAACTATTACGAAGCGAATTTACTTTTATGAAAATGGAGAATATCTTGCATATGATTTTTCACTCAATCAAGGCGATACTTTCACAACAAGCCTGAATGGGTGTAATTTACAAATGATCGTTGACTCAGTAGATACAATTAGTTTATTAAATGGAGAGTTGCGTAAAAGAATGTTTCTCTCCAATTTTGGACAGGATACCTGGATAGAAGGTGTCGGAAGTTTAAACGGATTAACCTTTGTTGGGACCGGTTCTTGTTTTATTGATGTTTATCCGGAATTAAATTGCTTGAAAGAAAATGATACTTTGAAATATCAGAGTTCAAACTTCACCGACTGTTTCTATAATACAGTTGGAATACAAGAAATCCACAATATTAATAATTATAGAGTGACGCCAAACCCATTCACTGAATCAACTATTCTTTCATTTGAAAATCCTCTACATGAAATAAATATCCTGAAAATATTTAATATGCAAGGACAAATAGTTAGGGAGTATTCGAACGTCAAAGGCAATGAAATAAAAATCGACAGAGAGAAGATGAATGACGGAATTTATTTCTTTCTGATCATGAATGAAAAGCGGATTGTTGCTAATGGTAGCTTGATTATTAACTGA
- the kdpA gene encoding potassium-transporting ATPase subunit KdpA gives MNTEILGVILMYGVVISLAIPLGRYIGKIFNYENTWLDRIFDPLDKLFFKLSGIDPAKEMNWKQHLVALLTINLVWFIISMFVLTNMSWLPLNPDANPSMSGDLAFNTSVSFVTNTNLQHYSGETGLSYLGQLILMLWQFISAGTGIAICAVVFIAMKEKTATTLGNFYSFFVRSCTRILLPIAFVVAIILAFNGTPMTFEGKDTMVTLQGDTVQVSRGPVAAFVAPKQIGTNGGGFYGPNSTHPFENPNYFTNIVETISIILIPVAMIFAMGYVLKRRKLAWTIFGVMTIGFLILVIPSIIYEMNGNPSITKMGIDQSYGSMEGKEIRFGSAASAYWAINTTCTSNGSVNAMHDSMTPLTGMFTMLGMMINSFYGGVGVGFLNFYIFIILAVFISGLMVGRTPEFLGKKIEAKEMKIAMVIALLHPLLILAGTAISSFLYAGNPTEYSGWLANPGNHGFSEMLYEFSSASANNGSGFEGLGDNTPFWNIACGIVMLFARYLPIIGPVAIAGILASKKYIPESNGTLKTDTPTFGLMVFAVIAIVAALAFFPALTLGPIAEHFSLY, from the coding sequence ATGAATACAGAAATACTTGGAGTAATCCTTATGTACGGAGTGGTCATTTCACTGGCTATTCCATTAGGTCGTTACATCGGCAAAATTTTCAATTATGAAAATACCTGGCTTGATAGAATATTCGATCCATTAGATAAATTATTTTTTAAACTAAGTGGCATTGATCCGGCAAAAGAAATGAACTGGAAGCAACATCTGGTAGCATTACTTACTATCAATCTTGTTTGGTTCATTATTTCAATGTTTGTACTTACAAATATGAGTTGGCTGCCACTAAATCCGGATGCTAATCCATCTATGAGTGGTGATCTTGCATTCAATACATCAGTGAGTTTTGTTACCAATACCAACTTACAGCACTATTCAGGAGAAACCGGCCTTTCTTATTTAGGACAGTTGATCTTAATGTTATGGCAGTTTATTAGTGCAGGAACCGGTATTGCAATTTGCGCAGTTGTTTTTATTGCAATGAAAGAAAAAACTGCAACAACTCTTGGCAATTTCTACAGTTTCTTTGTACGAAGCTGCACAAGAATTCTCTTACCAATCGCATTTGTAGTAGCAATCATTCTTGCCTTTAACGGCACACCAATGACGTTTGAAGGAAAAGACACAATGGTTACTCTGCAAGGCGATACAGTTCAGGTAAGTCGTGGGCCTGTAGCTGCTTTTGTTGCACCAAAACAAATTGGAACAAATGGTGGTGGATTTTATGGACCCAATTCTACACATCCATTTGAAAACCCGAATTACTTTACAAACATCGTTGAAACAATTTCAATCATACTGATTCCTGTTGCAATGATTTTTGCTATGGGATATGTATTGAAAAGAAGAAAATTAGCATGGACAATTTTTGGTGTAATGACTATCGGTTTTTTAATTCTTGTTATTCCTTCTATAATTTATGAAATGAATGGCAATCCATCTATTACTAAAATGGGAATTGATCAATCATATGGTAGTATGGAAGGAAAGGAAATTCGATTTGGTTCTGCTGCTTCTGCTTATTGGGCAATCAATACAACATGTACTTCTAATGGTTCTGTAAATGCCATGCATGATAGTATGACACCGCTCACCGGAATGTTCACTATGTTAGGAATGATGATCAATTCCTTTTATGGCGGTGTAGGAGTAGGCTTTCTGAATTTTTACATATTTATTATACTCGCGGTTTTCATCAGCGGATTAATGGTAGGAAGAACTCCTGAATTTCTTGGGAAAAAAATAGAGGCTAAAGAAATGAAAATAGCAATGGTAATAGCATTGTTACATCCTTTGTTGATTCTTGCAGGAACCGCTATTTCCAGTTTCTTATACGCAGGAAATCCAACAGAATATTCAGGCTGGTTAGCCAATCCCGGCAATCATGGCTTCAGTGAAATGTTATATGAATTCAGTTCCGCAAGCGCAAACAATGGCAGCGGCTTTGAGGGATTAGGCGACAACACTCCGTTTTGGAATATAGCATGCGGAATAGTGATGTTGTTTGCACGATACCTGCCGATAATTGGACCCGTTGCAATTGCAGGAATTTTAGCAAGTAAAAAATATATTCCGGAAAGTAATGGTACGTTAAAAACAGACACTCCAACTTTTGGCCTGATGGTGTTTGCGGTGATTGCTATTGTGGCTGCACTTGCATTTTTCCCTGCGCTTACATTAGGGCCGATCGCTGAGCACTTCTCATTGTATTAA
- a CDS encoding VOC family protein, whose translation MKKVTGIGGVFFKCKDPKAINEWYKSKLGFNTTPYGTSFEWRHEDDSTKKGTTQWNTFPEKTKYFEPSTKDFMINYRVDNLEALVEELKKENVTIVDKIETYDYGKFVHILDPEGNKIELWEPIGE comes from the coding sequence ATGAAAAAAGTAACCGGTATAGGCGGTGTTTTCTTCAAATGCAAAGACCCGAAAGCAATAAACGAATGGTATAAATCAAAACTTGGCTTTAATACAACTCCATACGGAACAAGTTTTGAATGGCGCCATGAAGATGACAGCACAAAAAAAGGAACAACACAGTGGAATACGTTTCCGGAGAAAACAAAATATTTTGAGCCTTCAACAAAGGACTTCATGATCAACTATAGAGTAGACAATCTCGAAGCCTTGGTCGAAGAACTAAAAAAAGAAAACGTAACAATCGTCGACAAAATCGAAACATATGACTATGGAAAGTTCGTTCACATTCTGGATCCTGAAGGTAATAAGATTGAATTGTGGGAGCCTATTGGGGAGTAA